Part of the Nycticebus coucang isolate mNycCou1 chromosome 22, mNycCou1.pri, whole genome shotgun sequence genome, GTGTGTGCTGGCTACAGAACTCAGGTCACTTAGTTACAGTGCTGTGATCACAGCAAAGCAACAGAGTTGAGAGAAATTATTCTGAATAATGGGAAAGGTAGGGTGGCCCAACCTTAGGATGAGCAGTGTTTTATTGGTCTTTGGTCTTGCCAGTAAGGACCAtgcctctcccctcttcccatgTTTCTCTTTACTTGGGCCTTCATGGGCTCCCTAGCTCACAGcacattcttttttccttacaGGAGATTTTTACCCAGAGAAACAAGCTGGTGCCTAACCCATTGGATACTAGACGCTGGCAGGGCTTCCAGCTGGAGGAGTATCTTATAGGGCAATCCATTGGCAAGGGCTGCAGTGCCGCTGTGTATGAAGCCACTATGCCCTCATTGCCCCAGTACCAGGAGGTGGCAAAGACCCTGGAGCTTCTTCCAGGGAAAGGACCAGATATCATCCCACAAGGAGGAAAGGAGACTCAGGCTGCAGGGGCCCCTGCCTTCCCCTTAGCCATCAAGATGATGTGGAACATCTCGGTAAGGACGGGGCTGTTCATTCTTACAGTGGGCGGTTCCCAAAACGCCTggcttaggggcggcgcctgtggctcagtgagtagggcgccggccccatatgccgagggtgacgggttcaaacccagccccggccaaactgcaacaaaaaatagccgggcgtagtcccagctgcttgggaggctgaggcaggagaatcgcgtaagcccaagagttagaggttgctgtgagccatgtgacgccacggcactctacccaagggcagtatagaaaaaaaaaaaaaaaaacgcccgGCTTAGTAGAGCTGGTAGAGACTCTTTCCAGGAAGTAGATAGGAAGAGACACATTCTCCACAGGAAAGTTGCCTGTAAAACTAGGCTTTCTGCCCCTCTTATTCAAAAATCTAAAGCAGAATGTCTCAAATTGTTATATGCCCACACGTCACTTGGGGATCGCCTTCAAAGGCAGCCTCAAATTCAACAGGTCAGAgatggggcctgagattctgccttTCCAACAGGCTCCTAGGCAGTGCTGATTCTACCAGAGAAGTGAGTCCATTTCAGCTTTGCCCTTACAGCATCCCTGCTCTCTGTGGCCTGCCTGGCCAGAGAAGAGGAGCCACACTCCTTCCCTTTCCACTCACCCTTCATGCCCAACCCCAGATCAAAGCCTTGCTCATTAACTCCCTGTTCTCAATTCTTGGAAGGACTCAAcgctttgggaagctgaagaaTATTCCTCCCCCAAACAAAGATTTCTGTCTGTTTAGAGTAATTTCTTTACCTTGCCATTGCTAGATGGGTTCAGAAAATTCATTAAGGcttagcgcccatagcacagtggttacggcaccagccacatacacggaggctggcaggttggaacccagccagggccagctaagcaacaatgacaactgcaacaaaaatagccagacgttgtggcgggcgcctgtagtcccagctacttgggaggctgaggcaagagaatcacttaagcccaagagtttgaggttgctgtgagctgtgacaccatagcactctactgagggtgacatagtaagactctgtttaaaaaaaaaaaaaaaaagaaggcggcgcctgtggctcaaagggatagggcgccagtcccatatgctggaggtggtgggttcaaacccagccttggccaaaaaccgcaaaaaaaaaaaaaaaaaaaaattcattaagacCTGATATTCTGTCTTAATACACCTACCCAAAGGTGAGAGGAACACAGCCCAGCAGTTCATGGGTGATATGAGAAAATGCAGTTTCTTATTTTGATTTGGGGAATAAGAGTTATTAGACTGTTATACTCCAAGCTGGGTTTAATAACTAAGAAGTAGCCAAGTTCTTTGCCTGTGAAACATCCAGTCTTAGCATCAAAACTTAAACTggaggctgagtgcagtggctgacccctgcaatcccagcactttgggtggccaaggtggaaggatcgcttgaggccagaagtttgagaccattctgggtaacatagcaagaacccatctctataaaaattttaaaaactgggcggcgcctgtggctcagcgggtagggcacccgtcccatttgccggaggtggcgggttcaaacccagccctggccaaattaaaaaaaaaaaaaaaaaaaattttaaaaactgaggccgggcacagtggctcacgcctgtaatcttagcactctgggaggccaaggcagatggattgcctgagctcaagaattcaagaccgtcctgagcaaaagcaagaccccatctctaaaaatagccgggcatgtggagggcacttgtagtcccagctactcagcaggctgaggcaaggatctcttgagcccaagagtttgaggttgctgtgagctatgacaccacagtactctaccaagagtgacaggtgagactctatctcacaaaaaaaaattaaaaaactagccaggcctggtggcatgtgcctgtagtcctggctacttgggtaaatgaggcaggaggatcacttgagcccaggagtttgagggtaccATGCACTATgcttatgccactgcactccagcctaggtgagagcaggaccctgtctctgaaaaacacTTGGCCTGGCTGAGACATGACAGCTGTTGCATTCACAAAAGCTAAAAGATGATTGATCCTTATAGGATCTTAACAGGTTTTGTAGATTCTGAGAGCCATTCatattaaaatgaggaaaatagggTTCCTTCCCCATTCATTggtttttgtgtttatttgggGGCTGGGAGAAGGCTGTCCTGTGATTCAGCACAGCTTCATCTAGGGTGGAGTTTTCAGGTTCTGGCCTGTCTGATGATGGGAGTCTTAGTGACCCAGTCAGTTTCAAGCTTGTGTAGACCAAATGCCTTGAAGGCAGGAAGAAGCGTCCTCTGTCCTGATTGCCTTGGTGTCTCCTCCTGCCCTAGGCTGCCAAGAGTTTCAGGTGTGGGAAGTGTCCTCTGAGTTGGCACAGATGGCACTTCTACATCTTTTTGGCTTGCCACTGGAGTGAGAAAGGTCATCTTATCTCAAAGGTCAGAGCCCATTCTAGGCAGGAGCTGTCCTGATTCAGATTATAGGTAGGGCTTGGAACTTGCCATTGCACTCAGGTCTTTGTAACCCGGGTCCCTTGTGGATGTGTTCCAGGCGGGCTCTTCTAGCGAAGCCATCTTCAGCACAATGAGCCAGGAGCTAGTTCCAGCTAGCCGAGTGGCCTTGGCCGGGGAGTATGGCGCAGTTACTTACAGGTAAGTGCCCCCTTCTGTGAGTTCTTTTAGAGCAAAATCATCATTTGTGTCCCCAGCACTCAGCACAATGTCTGACAGGACACAGCAGGTAATAAATGCTTACTGAACAGTGTCATTAATGGTGGATTTTCAGTTAGTGGATAGTTTAGGTTGGGAAAGATTGCAAATCATCTGACCCCTAATGGTCATGCATAAGGATAAGTCACactggaggaggggaaggaaggccaTCCCCAAACTCCCAATTGAGAATATCAGAAAATTGATCTGAGTCCACAGATTCCTCCTAAGCATTACACAGGTAGAGCACCACCTGTCAGTACAAACTGAACTCTGTCCCCCAGGGGGAAACACTCATTCCACTAGCAATTTCAGTGTACTGAATAGTGCCAAgagatttaagggaaaaaaagaggtgGTTTGCTCCCTGAGAGTTCTCTATGTGGCCGCAGAACCCAACAAGCCAGGAGCAGAGGGCCCACTCTATTCTAAGTGCTAGAATAGAGTATGCTCAGGCGCCAAAGGAGCCCCACTCAGGCTTCGCACGGGAGCGTTTTGTGTTACCTTTTGAAGGATAAACAGCATTACCAAGGCAAATAAGCAGAGAAAGGCGTTTTCTCAGCAGAGGGACGCACAGGTGGACAGCAGCGACACTGCAGCTTAGTAAGGCCCTTTCTGCAGGATGAGAACATGGGTGCTCTGGCTTATGCCCATTGTGATACTGGTACCCCACCAGGAAGAGATGAGACGGCTGCATTTCACTAGAGGACTGGTTTATACATCTTGGTTCTGTCAGAAGCAGGAACTTAAGGGCATTTCCACGAGTTGGAAGGCTCCAGCATGACTGAGAGTCCTTGTGGGCCAATGGCTGCAGCTGCTCAGATGGGCTTCCTACCGCCATCCTATTCTCCTCAGCCCTGTGTAGAGACAAGTGGACACCTGAATGCCAGCTGCTTTGGGGCCAGCATTACCCTCCAGGGGCTCCTTCTGTGCTGTGTCAGCCTGCTGACAGGGTCATATGGCTAGGAGCACTGTGATGGCACCTACCTAATCCCATCTCATATAATCCTTGTCACTCTAATCTTTTGACCTGCTTTAGTTGTTTTCATAGCATTTCCCACtatctggtctttttttttttttttttttcttggctggggctggtgtttgaacccaccacctctggtatatgggctggcaccctactccttgagccacaggcactgccctttttttttctttttttgagacagagtctcactttgttgctctcagtagagtgctgtggcgtcatcatagctcacagcaacctcaaactcctgtgctcaaataatcctcttgcctcagcctctgagtagctggtactataggcaactgtataccagctatttttagagacgggtcttgctcttacccaggctagtcttgaacatctgagctcaagtgatccaccctccttgacctcccagagtgctagggttacaggcatgagccaccgtacctcaCTATCTGGTCTGGAGTCATACACACCTTTGTCCAGCTATCCTGTGCATGTTTGTTAGCTGCGTTCCCCACAGCTTGATAAATGTCTGTCGAATCACTGGATGGACGTGGCAGGGGGTACCCTACCTCAAGTGCTGATGTTTCTTAGGAGAAACTCTTCTCTGAGAGCACTCCGGGTGCCATCTAGGGCCCTTTGTGACCTGCTTCTCCCCCTCATTTCTCATCCTTTCCCATTGGCACCGACACCCCACCATGCATCCATGCCACCTTTCCCAAATGCACCAGGCTCGGCCATGGCCATCTCCTGATGTGCAGTTGCTATACCTGGGTCACCCTGCACGTTTTAGGTCTTGGTCTAAACACCCCCCGACCTCACATTTCTCAGCGCAGCCACATACTGTGCCTCTTGGCTCCCAGGACACCTTTTGGGGCCTTGACAGCCTTGTGCTACAGTCCTAGTTGGTCCGGTGACCCAGGTGTGGAAACAATGCTATGACTCCTTTGATCGCGTAGGACAGGGGCCCACAGGTGGACTCAAGACAAGGAGAGTACAAGGACACACATGGACTGGGCCCGCAAAGCTTGGGACCGCAGCAGCTCTGGGGATAGGGCAGGTGTCCTGCTCTCTCAGCATTGCCTGGACTCAGCTCTGTTCCCTTTGCTGCACCGTCAGCATCCTTATTTCTTCCCCATATCACTGTCCTGCAGTCCGCTGCCTGCTCCCCCTTAGGCTCCCGTGGCCCAGTCTGTCTCTCAGCATCCTTTCACCTTCAGTTCCACTGCTGACTGGAAGGCTCTTCACTCACACTCCCAGAGAGAgaatctccctctctccccttccctttttgCACCAGCCATCCAGATTGCATATGTGACTGTAGGCTCATTACCCTTGAGGAGATGACCACCCTTGGTCCAGTCAGCTCTGGTTGAGAAGCTGGGCTGGCAGAGCCACGCCATCCCAAGTACAGCTGCTGTGCCTCAGCAGGCCGGGACCCATACATCTGGGTCCATTCACTCAACAAAGATTCGTTGAGCTTATATTCCATGCCAGCTCTTACTCCAGAAGCTGGAATCATGGAGAAAATTCAGGCATGGTCCTTGCTGTTAGGGAGCTAAAGTAATTATTCAACGAATGTACCTCTGCCCTATTCGATTACAAATCCATGAGGATAGGGACTCTGTCTTGTTCTCTGCCATAGCTTCATAGCACACCATTACAATTCAGTGTCTGGTACTCAGTGTGAAAACAGTAAACACTGGCTGAATGAATCACAGCAACAGCTAATGTTTGCTGAGCCCTTGCTCTGTGCTAAACGAGGTTCTGGGTATGTTTATATTATCAACTTTGCTACCTTATTCCCCTTTTGCACTTGAGACtgagcctgggaaacatagtagTCTCCCCTTAATCCTGAAGGGGATATGGTCCAGCCCTCTAGTGGATACCTAAAACCACAGATAATTTAACCCTCAAGGTGCTACTTTTTTCCTATTCGTATATATCTATAAGAAATTTTAGTTTATACATTAGGCATAGTAAAAGATTAAtagcaataactaataataaaatagaacaattataactgTACACTGTAATAAGAGTTAGATGAATATGTCTTCTCTCTCACAGTATCTTactaagccaggcacagtggcacagtcctgtagtcccagctactcagaaggccgaggcagatttgattgagcccaggagttcgagaccaaactgagcaacgtagaaagacctcatctcaaaaaaaaaaaaaaatttatatatatatatatttactgtatGTCATTCACCCATTTTCAGGCCATGGGTATCTGAAACCATGGAAAGGACATCTGCAGATAAAGGGGCACTACTGTAACTTGGCCAAGGACTCACAGCAGCAGACCttgaattcaaacccaggcactCTGATCTCAGGGCTTCTTCACTCTTGTGTTCTGCCActtgggatggatggatggacgagCAGACAGATTGAAATGTGGATGGGGGGTCATCAAATATGTTCCCCGACACCAGAACCCGGCACATAGCATGTGACAAATACCTGATAGATAAGTGAGCAAATAAATGCTATTGTTTTTTGTGACCTGAGATGATCTTTCCAGCTGTTATATCTGATACTGACCTCATATTTGTCCCACTTGGCTGAAAAGAAAACCCAAGGGAGGTCCCAAGCAGCTGGCTCCTCACCCCAACATCATCCAGGTTCTCCGCGCCTTTACCTCATCTGTGCCACTGCTGCCAGGGGCCCTGGTTGACTACCCTGATGTGCTGCCTCCACGTCTCCACCCGGAAGGTCTGGGCCATGGCCGGACACTGTTCCTCGTCATGAAGAAGTAAGTGGCAGGGATGAGGTAGGACTGAGGGGAGCTGGTGCCCACCCTGCATGTGCACCTTGAGCACAGGGTTGCAGGGAAGAGGGCCTCCGCCTTTGGGAGAGTAAGGCCATGCAGGGGAGTACATCTGTCCTGGCAGGCACTTTCccattaagataatttttttttcttttgcagtttttggccggggctggttttgaacccaccacctccagcatatggggctggcgccctactccttggagccacaggcgctgcccttttttttttttttttttttttagaaattctatttttattttcttttagcagtttttggtcggggctgggtttgaacctgccacctctggtatgcggggctggcgccctatttcttgagccacaggtgccaccgaagataattttttatgaaaacaaaatctCACCTTCATCCAGAACATACTTTTCACCCAGTATGTTTAGTCCATTTTAACTATTAACCTTTCTCTATGGCTTGCCTTACTTGTTTTTAACACAAAAAAAGATcttttcagggcagcacctgtggctcactgggtagggtgccagccccatataccgagggtggcaggttcaaacctgggcccggccaaactgcaacaaaaaaatagctgggcgttgtaatGGGCatctatagtgccagctacttgggaggctgagacaagagaatcacctaagcccaggaattggaggttgctgtgagctgtgacggcacagcactcaacggagggagataaagtgagactctgtctcttcaaaaaacaaaaatcttttcctCACCCTCTGTACCACCTAACTTTGCTATAATGGATGTTTTAAGGAGATACAGTTTTCACGGTTACTTTGAATTGACCATGAGGAGCCCCAGCTCTTACTTCCTAATTTTAGGATGGTGGTTGGGTGGGGACAGAAaagctacaataaaaaaaaaaggtaaatcaaaAAGCTCCAGGAAGGTGAAGAGGAAAAGCCTAAACTTGATGGAAAATAAGGAGCTGGGGGTCATTGATGACTGATAGCCAGAGGCCCTGTCCCCTCTCTACCAGTTATCCCTGTACCCTGCGCCAGTACCTTCGTGTGAACACCCCCAGCCCACGCCTGGCCACCTTGATGACCCTGCAGTTACTGGAAGGAGTGGATCATCTGGTTCAACAGGGCATCGCACACAGAGACTTAAAATCAGACAACATTCTTGTGGAGCTGGATGCAGGTAGGTGCTTGCAGTACCCTCAGAGCTCTCCAGGGAGCATTAGTGGGTAGGTCAGAAGTATTTAGGACCCTCCAGGTCCTCTGGTTTTTATGTCCTCTTCTACGTCACTGTGTCTTTCCTCATCTCTGTACACAAGACATGAGCAACCTCTCCTTCAGAATGGAGGCTTTAGTCCTCTGTGGAGAGACAGTACCCAGTTGCCCATTTACATAACAAGAGCCTCAGTGCTTTGAGTTTTCATGAATAAAGTAAAAGAGAGGTAGACTTCAAgctcattataaaaaataattttcaaacagTGAAAGGTGTCCAAATGTAAGTTTAGCTGCCTCTGAAAATAATGAGTTCCCCATTACTGGAAGCATTCAAGTAGAAGTCGAAAGGCCACTTAACACTTACTGGGGATATTGTAAAGGAGATTCAGACATATGATACATTTtgaactagaaaatttaaaatcattaaatgtGCAATTAAATGACAGGAGGAACTGCCTTTTTAAAGGAATCCCGTGAATCCTTTTACAAATGCACCTGTTTTAGGTTTAAATATGGCATTTCAAATTCAATTCAAAGATTCTTGGCATGTGAGGGCCTTAAGAGCTCATTTGACCTAAGCACTAGTTGTTCTTGGGGACAGCTCCAGTTACTAGAAAATTATTTAGATTGAGCCAAGCTTTTATCTGGTCCTTTGCCTGGGGACTTTGCAGGCTTTTATTAACTGAATGGGAGGCATTTGCATATTTGCATAGCTGGGCCTCCCATTCAGCTCTCCTACCTTGTTGGTCTGTCCTCTGGGGCCAACACTGAGTCCCTGCTAGCCCCGCTAAGCCATGTCATGCTGGGGGCTTCAGTAGGGACATAGCAAGGCCTctcagagggaaggagaggggagaattGGTTGCTCACCTCTGCCTGCTCCTTCCCAGATGGCTGCCCCTGGCTGGTGATCACAGATTTTGGCTGCTGCCTGGCTGACAAGAGCATCGGCCTGCAGTTGCCCTTCACCAGCTGGTATGTGGATCGGGGTGGAAACAGCTGCCTGATGGCTCCTGAGGTGAGTCCCCGAGGGGTGTTATCACCATCTGCAGCTCTTCTGCCATGTTTCCACTAAATGAGAGAACAAGACTTGATACCTCATTATTTACTCAACACCTCCATCTTTTCTGACCCATATTTTGGCACAGGCTCCTTCCCTGCTGCTTTGCTTTACTCTGAATTTCCCTAATGTTCCCAGATGTAAGTCCTGTCAGCGTAAACTAGGCAGTCTAAGCCAATTATTCTGGGTCTGAGTCACAACTCACTCAAATTCTGGGTTCCTTGGGACAGAGTTCAGATCAGCTCATGAGTCAGATGACATGCAAGAGCGTGAAAGGTTAGACATGCCAGCAGCATGGGTATCTCACCCATTGCTTTCCAAGCAGGTGTCCACGGCCCATCCTGGCCCCAGGGCAGTGATTGACTACAGCAAGGCTGATGCCTGGGCAGTGGGAGCCATCGCCTACGAAATCTTTGGGCTTGCCAATCCCTTTTATGGCCAAGGCAAGGCCCACCTTGAAAGCCGCAGTTACCAAGAGGCTCAACTTCCTGCACTGCCTGAGTCGGTTCCTCTAGACACAAGACAGCTGGTGAGGTCACTGCTCCAGCGAGAGCCCAGCAAGGTGAGATGTTCCCAAGCATCACAGAAATTGTGTGGGTAGAGACCTTAGTTCCCATTGCAGAGTGAAGGTTGGGTTTGGGCCAGCACTACAGTGATAGAGACAGAGCCTCTGTCTTAACAAAGGTAAAGGCCAATACAGGAGAACATAAAACAGATTTTAGTATAAATAGGATTAGGGCAGCTAGCCACTAAACCATTAGTCAGGGTCCTAGCAGTTCAACTCTAGGCTTTTTTAGTTGCTTAAACAGTTtttcatgattgcaagagggactttacctaacaattgcaatcagtgtaactggcttattgtaccctcaatgaatccccaacaataaaaaaaaaaacaacaaaaaaaacagtttttcatAAAGAAGGATGcatttttgagaaatgtttaatgGAGATGTAGTTTGTGGTAACAGCTGAGATCTAATCAGATAGATGGGAAAACATCTCCTGAGAGCAGATCTGACCATTGTAAAATTAACACAAAGCAATACTAAGGCAGACCTATTTGAAGCTGTAATTGGAATAGCAGGTCTGCCTCAGGTGGCACGCTGAGCACAAAGAGCTGAGCCAGACCTGTATCCCAGCCACTGTTCTGCCACTAGCTGCTCAGCTCCCTCTTGGTGGCCTGCCATCTTGATAATAGGTGTTCAGTGAAGGTTTATTAGAAAGACAACCACAACCATGCAATGATGAGACACCTTACTTCACCCCTGTACAAGGACCCTTGGCAGAGCTGGGCATAAGAGCCACATGGGCCTTCCACCAGGGAGAAGGCTGTTCCAACAATGCAGACTGCCCCATGCACAGTCATACACGTGGCAAAGCCTGGAGCATGGACAGGGTCAGCAGAGGGAAGAATATcaggaggagagagggtggaGAACTCGGCCGAGGCCAGAGAAGGGAAGGCTCTAGAAGCAGCTTGTGGGCCTGAGATCTTGTTACAGATGTTCTAGGCTTCCGCTTCCCTTCCTGTTGCAGAGACCTCCTGCCCGAGTAGCTGCAAATGTGCTTCATCTCAGCCTCTGGGGTGAACAGATTCTAGCCCTGAAGAATCTGAAGTTAGACAAGATGATTGGCTGGCTCCTGCAACAATCAGCTGTTACTTTGTTGGCCGACAGGCTCACAGAGAAGAGTTGTGtggaaacaaaaatgaagatgCTCTTTCTAGCCAACCTGGAGTGGGAAGCGCTCTGCCAGGCAGCCCTCCTCCTCTGCTCATGGAGGGCAGCCCCATGACAGTCTGTCTGGATTGGTGAATTACTAAAAGAACTTACCAGCACCTGTGTTATGATGGTCTGTGAATGCCGCGGGTCTCTGAGGTGTAAGAGGGTGGGAGTCAGGAGACAGGACCGTATGGAGGGCGGATCAACCAGAAAAGGCCTCAGGTTTGGCAAAAAGAAGGACAACGTGAGTCAGAGTTCACAGACCATAGCTACTAACTCTATCTGTGTGATTTGGGACAAATCCTATGACCTGTGTGTATTTTTATCTGTCAAATGAAGAAATTGGTCTAAATCAGGATTGGCCAGCTTTCTTTAGAGGGTCAGCTAGTAGATACTTTTAAGTTGTTACAATCACTCAATTCTGCCATTGTAGCACAAAAGTAgccttaaatatataaatgaacaaGCATGGCTGAGTTCCCGTAGagctttatttatggacactgaaattttattttcatgtgtcaCTAAATACTCTTATTGTTTTTCAACCATCTAAAAATACGCAAACCATTTTTAGTTTGCAGGCCATACAGAGACAGGGGACAGCCAAACTGGCCTGCAGGCCAGTTTGCTATCCTCTGGTCTAGATGAATTCAGATGGCAGAACTCTAAAAAAATgatcatgggcagcacctgtggctcaaaagcatggggcactggccccatatgccgggtttaagcccagccctggccaaaaactgcaaaaaaaaaaaaaaaaaaaaaaggctgatcATGCGATCCCTTTGTAAATCGATGCTAAAAATAATGTGGATCATCCCTGTgtacagagaaaaatgaaggcaTTCTCTGCAGCAGGCAAAAAGATACTGTCAGGTCCAACTGCTGACTAGTAAGCCTGACCTCAGACCCCTGTCCTCACAGTCCTTTGCAAAGTTAATGACTTAGCAGGTCCTTTAAGTGAGGCTAGGCTGAAAAAGTTAGGTCTGCATCATTCTGCAGAGAATCCAGGCTAAGCAGTGGCTATTCGTGGCAGAGGTTGGCTGTGACTTCTGCCCCTTGCACCAGGAATGGCCTCTGGCTCATTTGAAAGTGGCAGCGTGGCATCAGTCCACATTTGCCACCTGGGCTAAGACAGACATTTGCACAGGCCAACATATTCAGGTTTCAGTGTGGAGAACATGTGAAGCCTGGGAGGGGGCATTCTGGACCAGGGTGTTTTTGAGAAAGCATTTCCACAGAGCTGCTCCAGCTACTGAATTAATCTAGCATAGCTCACGTGAAATCAGTGGTGCAGGGGTGGACCTTGTTGATTTCCCTCTTGACTAGCATTTCTTACAGGTATTGTGAATTAAATGCAAATTTACAACCACATAATATGTATGTGCCTTGAACTGAATATCTGACTCTTACACCCCGAAGATGAGAACATGTTGTGGGTACCAGCACTGGGAAGGAGATTTCACAGGTAATTTtacacatgcttt contains:
- the PINK1 gene encoding serine/threonine-protein kinase PINK1, mitochondrial, translating into MAVRQALGRGLQLGRALLLRLTAKPGPAYGWGRPGPAKGWGRGERPGWAAGPGSELRRVGLGLPDRYRFFRQSVAGLAARLQRQFVMRARGGAGPCGRAVFLAFGLGLGLIEEKQAEGRRAASACQDIQEIFTQRNKLVPNPLDTRRWQGFQLEEYLIGQSIGKGCSAAVYEATMPSLPQYQEVAKTLELLPGKGPDIIPQGGKETQAAGAPAFPLAIKMMWNISAGSSSEAIFSTMSQELVPASRVALAGEYGAVTYRKPKGGPKQLAPHPNIIQVLRAFTSSVPLLPGALVDYPDVLPPRLHPEGLGHGRTLFLVMKNYPCTLRQYLRVNTPSPRLATLMTLQLLEGVDHLVQQGIAHRDLKSDNILVELDADGCPWLVITDFGCCLADKSIGLQLPFTSWYVDRGGNSCLMAPEVSTAHPGPRAVIDYSKADAWAVGAIAYEIFGLANPFYGQGKAHLESRSYQEAQLPALPESVPLDTRQLVRSLLQREPSKRPPARVAANVLHLSLWGEQILALKNLKLDKMIGWLLQQSAVTLLADRLTEKSCVETKMKMLFLANLEWEALCQAALLLCSWRAAP